TGTACTCACTCAGACTGTTGGAGTTATTACCCTCTGAGAACTCCAGATTCGGATAACGCATGGATAAACCGTTGTAGTTTTCATAGCGCAAACCAAAGTTTGTCTTTAATACAAGTCCCGGTAAAATGTCACCCTCAGCGTATACATTTCCGAAAAAGAAGTTACTCTTGTTTTTGTTGTCTTTTCCACGGTAAAGGAAAGCCAGAGGATTTTCTGCATTACCCAGCTGACTACCACGGCTACCCGCAAAATTTCCGCCTTCATCATATACCGGGATAATTGTTGGAATACGATAAGCCCAGCCTAATGCACTTCCCTGATCCTGGTAATCTCCCGAACCATTTTGATTTACACCCAGACCATAACCTTCAGAATAGCTGTATTGTGCATTTTCACCAAAACGTACTCTTTTGTTAAAAGCCGAAATATTGGTGTTTGATCTGAAATTATAGCGCTTAAAGCCTGTATATTTTAACGTTCCTTTCTGATCCAGGTAACCACCCGAAAAAGTATAAGTAGCATTTTCTCCGCCACCCGTAGCACTTAACTGATAGTTTTGAATAGGAGCAACGTCTGTAATTTCATCAAACCAGTTGGTTCCCTGTTTATTTGCTCTGGTGATCTGGTAAAAAGTTTTAGGATCACGGCTGTAATTATATTTTGACATGTCCAGATCAGCAGCAGTAATTTCCTGACCTGTTTTTGAACCTGCCACAAGATAATCCGGCAGTACAGGTGTTGAACCTGATCCGTAATTTGTTCCTGCTGCAATAGTTTTTCCTGCATTGGTATAACCGTCAAATACATACTGGGCATATTGCTGCGGAGTCATCATTTTTGGGAAACTGCCTTTTCTTGGAACCTGAGTACCGTAATAGGAGTCCAGCGTGATTCTTGGTGCTCCGGCTACTCCTTTTTTCGTTGTAATAATTACAACCCCATTATTAGCCCTTGATCCGTAAATTGAAGCAGAAGATGCATCTTTCAATACCTGAAGACTTTCAATATCATTCTGGTTAAGCCATGATAATTTTCCTTCAAATGGTACTCCGTCAATTACATAAAGAGGTTCGTTGTTGTTAATTGTACTGATACCACGGATTCTGATCTGTGGTGTTCCGCCCGGTGCACCATCATTGATAATCTGTACCCCGGTTGCCTTACCCTGTAAAGCTTCAACAGCACTTGCCGCCGGCTGAGACTTTAAAAGCCCCATATTGACAACAGCAACAGAACCTGTCAGATCCTTTTTTCGCTGCGAAGAATAACCGGTTACGATAACTTCGGTCAGATTGTTGTTGTCTGCAAGCAGCGTGATGGTAATATTGGATTGTTTGCCCACCGGTACTTCTTTGGTTCCGTAGCCTACAAAAGATACCACCAGGATGTCTGTTGGTTTTACATTGAGTGCAAATGCACCATTCCCATCTGTGGTCGTGCCACCCGGGGAATTTTTGATTTTGATTGAAGCGCCGATAACAGGTAGTTTATCATCGCTTGCGATAACCTTTCCGGTAATTTTACTTTGGGCCATTGCTCCGATAGCAAAAGACAAGCCCAGGCACAAGAGAAGGAAGCCCCTCTTGAAAAGTGGTAAATTTCGTTGCATAAGTTTATATTTGGTTTAGGTGAAGGGATTATTTTTGTAAAGCTTTTTTTTATTTAAATGGGTTTAAAGGTTAATAAAAAATATACGTGTAGTTAATACACAATGTTATATGTGTAGTTCGTACACTATATCTAAACTAAAGAAAGGAAAGTTTAAATGCAATAGTTAAAGAAATTTATTTTTCTCTGCCATATGTCCTATAGCTTATTTCCATGGAAATGGAGCGAAATAGGAGTGATGTGTTTTGGTAAAGACAAAAAAAAAGCCTCTCAGCAATATCGCTGAGAGGCTTTTTTGAATTTTACACCTAAAGCGTAAAACTAAATTTTGCTGAGGAGACGTCTCTCGAATTTGGTCCTGTGAATACGTTAAAGTCGCCGGACTCGGCTGCGAACTTTAAATCAGTGTTATAAAATTTAAGCATTTCTGTATCAATGGTAAATGTAATTTGCTTCGATTCACCCTTTTTTAAGAATATTTTTTGAAAACCTTTTAGCTCTTTAACCGGGTGGGTCACAGAGCCATAAATATCCTGGAGATATAGCTGAACTACTTCCTGTCCATCAAAATTTCCAGTGTTTTTTACCTCTACTGTAGCTTTGATAGTCTGACCGCTTTTCATCGATGATTTATCTAATTTAACTGGTGAGAAACTGAAATCTGTATAGCTCAGACCGAAACCAAACGGGTACAAAGGGTCGTTTGAACTATCTATATAGCGGGATTTGAATTTTTCGTTTGAAATACCGTCATAAGGACGGCCCGTGTTTTTGTGGTTATAATACAGCGGGATCTGACCTACATTTTTGGGGAAGGTAGCTGTCAGTTTACCAGCAGGATTATAATTTCCAACCAGCACATCTGCAATTGCATTTCCTGATTCGGTACCACTGAACCATGTTTCCAGAATTGCCGGAACATTTGCATCTTCCCACTCCAGTGTCAGCGGACGGCTGTTCATCAGGACCAGAACAACAGGCTTACCCGTTGCAGTCAGTGCTTTTAATAATTCCTTTTGATTAGGCAGCAGATCAAGATTGGTACGGCTGGTCGCTTCACCACCCATTAAAGCACTTTCTCCTAAAACGACCACGGCAATATCGGCCTTTTTAGCTGTAGCTACAGCTTCATCAATTAATTGCTGTGGTGATTTTGCATCAGCAATGATATCAGCTCCATTAAAATTGATCTGTTTAAGGATTGCTGCATTATCCACCAGGTTGGCACCTTTAGCATAAGTAATATCCATTTCAGGTGCAACATTTTTCAGCCCTTCCAGTACACTGATGGCTTTTTTCCAGTCACCAGCTGCACTCCAGTTACCAATCATATCACGCTTATTATCTGCCAGAGGGCCGATTAGCGCAATCTTCGCATTTTTCTTCAACGGCAGTAACTGATTGTTATTTTTCAATAACACCATAGAAGCAGCAGCAATATTTCTGGCATCCAGTCTGTTCTGGACTGAAAGAATCTCAGTTTTTGCACGCTCTTCATCAACATATTTATAGGGATCTTCAAACAGACCCAGTTTATATTTTGACTCCAGAATTCTGCGGCAGGCCAGGTCAATAACAGATTGCGTGATTTTTTTCTCTTTCAGGGATTGTTTGAGCGTAGTCAGGAAACCTTCACTAACCATGTCCATATCAGTTCCTGCCTCCAGCGCCTTTGCACTAACAGTTTGCAAATCTCCCAAACCATGCGGAATCAACTCAGATACACCTGTATAATCGCTGACAACAAAACCTTTGAAACCCCACTGATTGCGTAATAAATCAGTTAATAACCATTTATTGGCAGTCGCCGGTATGCCGTTAATATCATTGAAAGACACCATTACTGTTTCAGCACCAGCATCAACAGCTGCTTTATAAGGAGGCAGATATTCGTTATACATTCTGATCAGACTCATATCCGTCGTATTATAATCTCTTCCACCTTCAGCTGCACCATACAAAGCGAAGTGTTTTACACAAGCCAGTATCGCATCTTTATTCGCCAGGCTGTTGGTCTGATAACCTCTAACCATGGCAGCGCCGATTAATGAACCCAGATAAGGATCTTCACCAGAACCTTCAGAAATTCTTCCCCATCTCGGATCTCTTGCAATATCCACCATAGGAGAAAAGGTCCAGTTCAAACCATCAGCACTTGCTTCTCTTGCAGCAATACGTGCACTTTTCTCAATCAGGCCCATATCCCAGCTGGCACTTAATCCCAAAGGGATAGGGAATATTGTTTTATGACCATGTACTATATCATAACCAAATAACAAAGGGATTTTCAGGCGTGATTTAGTCATAGCAAGTTCTTGCAGTTTACGCACAGCCTGCGGAGTAAATGTATTGAAAACACCTCCTACCAGGCCTTTTTCAATTTTTTCATCCACACCCTGACTCAAGATCGGGCCTGTTACATCGAAACCTACCGCCGGAAGGTTAAGTTGTCCGATTTTTTCATCCAGCGTCATTTTAGACATCAGCTCATCAATGAAGGCATTCATCTTTGTCTTTTCAGACTTTAGCTGAGCGATGTGGGCATTCATTTTCTGTTCATGCGCGCTAACGGTTTTTTTCTGTTGTGCAACTAAAGAGTTTGCACAGAAAACAGCCGTCAGGAAAAATAAGGAAGTCTTTGTTCTCATGATGTATATTCTGTTTAATTGTATTGTATCCGGTTTTGCCGGATTTTCATTTGTGTGTTGTGTTTATTCTTTATAACGATGGATTTAATTGACCCTGATTACTTTTGATTTCTCAGATACACCATTTTCATTGATAGCCTCTATGCAGAAGTAATATGGTTTTTCTTTATCCATGCCTTTATACCAATATTCATTGGCCTGGTAAACCATAATACTGTTGTATAATTTGTCGGGATCAGTACCCAAATAGATATTATAGGCATAAGCATCATTGACCGTATTCCATCTGATCCAAGAATTTCTTTTATCCTTTTCTGTTCTTAATACAGTGAAATCTTTAACAGCTGCAGGTTTCTGACCATTTCCATTTCCGAATACCCTTAATCCGCTGATCGCAAATTTTCCCGTTGGCACATGAATGTTCTCCAGTTTGATAAAACGGGCCGAAACAGGTTTGTCCAGCTCTATATAATCATGAGGAACATCTTTCTGATTATTACTTTTATCTTCCAGAATTTTCCAGTTTTTACCATCTGCAGAGTACCAGAGTTTATACTGATGACAGATCCCTGTCTGTTTACCTAAAAACTCTGCATCCTGATCTGCATAATTGAGCTGTACTGCGTTAACCACGGATAATTTGCCCAGGTCAGACTGTATCCATTCTCCTTTGGCGCTGCTGGCAGCACTCCAGTAAGTTTTGATACTTTCATCCACAGCATTATTTGCCGTAAAGGCGCCCAGTGTAGAAGAAACCGTTACCGGTTTATTATAATTAAGCAGCATCCAGCCTGTGAAACCGGATTTTAAATGATCAGTGGCTTTTGTAGGCAGATAATGCGGGTAATCCCCGAATGCTGCATCCATATACATCACATCATCCTGATCAAAACCGGCAGGCCAGATTCCCAGTCTGCGTTCAAAATTATTTTTAACCGAGACAACCATCGTAGAAACATGCCAGTAATTTTTCCAGCGGTCCTGAAATGTTGCACCATGTCCGGCACCTCTGGCAAAACCTCCCGGTTTATAAGAGAGCGGCAAAGACTGATGTTCAAATGGGCCAAGCGGACTTTTGGATATAGCCACACCATCTGCATAACCACTGAACTCGGTTGCCGGTGCGCCATACTGCAAATAGTATTTCCCATGATGTTTAGTCATCCAGGCACCCTCAATAAAAGGATCTAAAAATGTATTGTCAAGATTTTCTCCAAAACGCTGCCATCCAAATCTTTCATCTTCCAGCAGCAGTAATTCCTTTCTTGTTCCGACTGGAGCGAAGGTTTTGCGGTTTAGCTCAACGCCATATAACGGATAACGGTTACTGCTGCCATTGTACATATACAATTTGCCGTCTTCATCTATAAAATGTGCCGGGTCCCATCCACCGATTTCAAATTCATGTACGGTTTCTTTCCATTCATCCTTTTTCGGGTTTGTACTCATCCATATCGGAAAGTTTTTGGCATAAGTAGAGCCAAATACCAGCATCGTGTCACCCTGTATCCAGACAGATGGTGCGCAGAGGTCATCATAAACTTTATGTTCCGGGCGCAGGAAAGAGCGGGAAACAAAATTCCA
This portion of the Pedobacter lusitanus genome encodes:
- the bglX gene encoding beta-glucosidase BglX, which produces MRTKTSLFFLTAVFCANSLVAQQKKTVSAHEQKMNAHIAQLKSEKTKMNAFIDELMSKMTLDEKIGQLNLPAVGFDVTGPILSQGVDEKIEKGLVGGVFNTFTPQAVRKLQELAMTKSRLKIPLLFGYDIVHGHKTIFPIPLGLSASWDMGLIEKSARIAAREASADGLNWTFSPMVDIARDPRWGRISEGSGEDPYLGSLIGAAMVRGYQTNSLANKDAILACVKHFALYGAAEGGRDYNTTDMSLIRMYNEYLPPYKAAVDAGAETVMVSFNDINGIPATANKWLLTDLLRNQWGFKGFVVSDYTGVSELIPHGLGDLQTVSAKALEAGTDMDMVSEGFLTTLKQSLKEKKITQSVIDLACRRILESKYKLGLFEDPYKYVDEERAKTEILSVQNRLDARNIAAASMVLLKNNNQLLPLKKNAKIALIGPLADNKRDMIGNWSAAGDWKKAISVLEGLKNVAPEMDITYAKGANLVDNAAILKQINFNGADIIADAKSPQQLIDEAVATAKKADIAVVVLGESALMGGEATSRTNLDLLPNQKELLKALTATGKPVVLVLMNSRPLTLEWEDANVPAILETWFSGTESGNAIADVLVGNYNPAGKLTATFPKNVGQIPLYYNHKNTGRPYDGISNEKFKSRYIDSSNDPLYPFGFGLSYTDFSFSPVKLDKSSMKSGQTIKATVEVKNTGNFDGQEVVQLYLQDIYGSVTHPVKELKGFQKIFLKKGESKQITFTIDTEMLKFYNTDLKFAAESGDFNVFTGPNSRDVSSAKFSFTL
- a CDS encoding family 43 glycosylhydrolase, whose product is MKRNILLFCFLISGCALFAQKKQLTYCNPVNLDYGYTPIPHFADQGKHRATADPVIVNYKGDYFLFSTNQKGYWWSADLYNWNFVSRSFLRPEHKVYDDLCAPSVWIQGDTMLVFGSTYAKNFPIWMSTNPKKDEWKETVHEFEIGGWDPAHFIDEDGKLYMYNGSSNRYPLYGVELNRKTFAPVGTRKELLLLEDERFGWQRFGENLDNTFLDPFIEGAWMTKHHGKYYLQYGAPATEFSGYADGVAISKSPLGPFEHQSLPLSYKPGGFARGAGHGATFQDRWKNYWHVSTMVVSVKNNFERRLGIWPAGFDQDDVMYMDAAFGDYPHYLPTKATDHLKSGFTGWMLLNYNKPVTVSSTLGAFTANNAVDESIKTYWSAASSAKGEWIQSDLGKLSVVNAVQLNYADQDAEFLGKQTGICHQYKLWYSADGKNWKILEDKSNNQKDVPHDYIELDKPVSARFIKLENIHVPTGKFAISGLRVFGNGNGQKPAAVKDFTVLRTEKDKRNSWIRWNTVNDAYAYNIYLGTDPDKLYNSIMVYQANEYWYKGMDKEKPYYFCIEAINENGVSEKSKVIRVN